The genomic stretch CCACGTCGCCGTAGTGCGGGGCGGCCTGCATGGTCTGCGGCTGGCCCTGCATGTGCATCACGCAGGCGGGCGCTCCGGCGTCGGCGCACACGCGGCGCATCTCGGGGTCGCGCAGGCCGGTCACGTCGTTGATCAGGTGCGCTCCGGCGCGCAGGGCGGCGGCGGCCACCTCGGCTTTCATGGTGTCCACGCTCAGCAGGACGCCCTGCCCGGCCAGCGCGCGGATCAAGGGCAGCACCCGGTCGAGTTCCTCGTGCGCAGCCACCGGGGCCGCGCCGGGGCGGGTGCTCTCGCCACCGATGTCCAGGATCAGCACCCCGGCGTCCCGCATGGCGCGCGCGCTGTGCAGGGCGGCGTCCAGCGCGGCGTGACGGCCCCCGTCGCTGAAGCTGTCGGGCGTGACGTTCAGGATGCCCATCACGGCCGCGCCGGTCCAGCGCCACTCCCAGCCGCGCGCCGCGCGGATCGTTCCTGGCGCGGGCAGGCCGAAGGTCAGGGTGTGCGCGTTCACGTCGGGCCGGGCCGGTCGGGCAGCAGGAAGCTCACCAGCACCCGCTGACGGTCCGGGAAGGCGTCCACCTGCGCGGGCATGCGCCGCCCCGAGCGGAACGGCACGTAACTGGCCTGCGAGATCGGCAGGCGGGTATCGAGCGCCACGGCCACCGGGTGGTCGTCCGGGATGGGCGTGCCGGGCCGCAGGGAGTACTTCACGCCGGGCGCACCGCCCGCCACGCGCACGGTCAGGATTTTCGGCGTTCCGGCCGGACTGGCCGGGGCGGCGTGAGGTTCGTCGTCGGCGCGGGTCAGGGCGCACACGGCGTACAGAACGGGCGCGGGCGTGCGTTCGGCCAGGGCGTACAGGGCGGTGCTGGCGCTCACGTCGGCGCGGCGGGCCAGTTCACCCAGGGCGCGGCCGGTCGGTCCGAAACGGGCCAGCAGGTCGCTCAACAGTTCCTCCGGCATCAGCAGCGCGGCGGCGCCCACGTTGCACAGCGTC from Deinococcus seoulensis encodes the following:
- the folP gene encoding dihydropteroate synthase; this translates as MNAHTLTFGLPAPGTIRAARGWEWRWTGAAVMGILNVTPDSFSDGGRHAALDAALHSARAMRDAGVLILDIGGESTRPGAAPVAAHEELDRVLPLIRALAGQGVLLSVDTMKAEVAAAALRAGAHLINDVTGLRDPEMRRVCADAGAPACVMHMQGQPQTMQAAPHYGDVVQEVHTYLREQAREALNAGVPDVLLDPGIGFGKTLDHNLSLLRALPDLTAGPHPVLIGASRKRLIDLMASVPDAADRDPGTLALHLHAARSGAAVVRAHAAAAHVQALRVQAALNAPPGPALHSDG
- a CDS encoding ImmA/IrrE family metallo-endopeptidase; this translates as MKELAVRYARTLPGLDTHGLMHGLDGVQLTFMPMGDRDGAFDPEHNVILINSRVRPERQRFTLAHEISHALLLGDDDLLSDLHDSFEGDRLEQVIETLCNVGAAALLMPEELLSDLLARFGPTGRALGELARRADVSASTALYALAERTPAPVLYAVCALTRADDEPHAAPASPAGTPKILTVRVAGGAPGVKYSLRPGTPIPDDHPVAVALDTRLPISQASYVPFRSGRRMPAQVDAFPDRQRVLVSFLLPDRPGPT